From a single Endozoicomonas euniceicola genomic region:
- the tnpA gene encoding IS200/IS605 family transposase, protein MTDLRKRHSVTKLVIHLVFTTKYRRKLFDGYMIKQLRESFESACEKLECQLLEMDGEKDHVHLLVTYPPKLAISVMVNNLKSTSSRRLRMLNTHLTAQSKAGLMWSRSYFACSAGGATIETLKDYVNSQSTPD, encoded by the coding sequence ATGACGGATCTTCGCAAACGACATAGCGTTACCAAGCTGGTTATTCATTTGGTGTTCACGACAAAGTACAGACGAAAGCTTTTTGATGGCTATATGATCAAGCAGTTACGGGAGTCGTTCGAGAGTGCATGTGAAAAACTGGAATGCCAGTTACTTGAAATGGATGGCGAAAAAGATCACGTACACCTGTTGGTGACCTACCCACCAAAACTGGCTATCAGTGTCATGGTAAATAATCTCAAATCAACATCATCAAGACGGTTGCGAATGCTGAATACCCACCTTACTGCTCAGAGCAAAGCAGGCTTAATGTGGTCAAGGTCTTACTTTGCTTGCAGTGCTGGCGGTGCAACTATCGAGACTCTGAAGGACTACGTTAATAGCCAGAGTACACCAGATTGA
- the glgX gene encoding glycogen debranching protein GlgX produces the protein MKQGVQSLLTASAEQADGVNFAVYAPQAQGVELCLFNQKNQETRLAMLPSAMGVWHLFVASIGAGQCYGYRADGQWHPDLSPRFNNRKFLLDPYSREVRGEVSWHPALFDYSISKSTGAWKISEIDSAGVMPRSVVREREFDWQKVSKPGTSRTDSIIYELHVKGFSIQNKAIPEQLRGTYLGLSHPASVAYLQQLGVTAVELLPVTSRVSEERLDNMGLSNYWGYNPLCLMAPEPSLAVDDPVTEMKTMIRELHRAGIEVIMDVVFNHTCESGHGGPSLSLRGLSERDYYLVDETVDGRGHKKIDSANYTGCGNTMNFDCPQTLKLTMDALRSWVEEYQIDGFRFDLAPTMARQGRVFRSDSAFFQAIYQDPVLSQCKMIAEPWDIGPEGYRLAGFPREWQEWNDRYRDGIRSFWRGDDHRVADIGWRMVGSVDIFGNHRPIGSINYICSHDGFTLNDLVSYEHRHNLANGEHNRDGDAHNYSCNYGVEGHTTHSPVLARRQRAKRNMLATLMLSRGTPMIMAGDEFGNTQDGNNNAYCQDSKLSWLDWSWQEDESVWMAKDLQAFTAGLIALRKKHPLLQSYGGRKSICWMDRQGALLNEHQLGQVQGGCLVLKIMASESDPNAGALYILMNNEKVNRRFIFANRHSQNYWFTLMDTAGAKPFTQEVLLTRGWHLVEGHSLVIIEERD, from the coding sequence ATGAAACAGGGTGTACAGAGTCTTTTAACGGCTTCTGCAGAACAGGCTGACGGCGTTAATTTTGCGGTGTATGCGCCTCAGGCCCAGGGGGTCGAGCTCTGCCTTTTCAACCAGAAAAATCAGGAGACTCGCTTAGCGATGCTGCCTTCAGCCATGGGAGTATGGCATCTGTTCGTTGCCAGTATCGGCGCTGGCCAATGCTATGGCTATCGCGCCGATGGGCAGTGGCACCCGGATCTCAGCCCCCGCTTTAACAATCGTAAGTTTCTGCTTGATCCTTACAGTCGTGAAGTCAGGGGAGAAGTCAGCTGGCATCCGGCACTGTTTGATTATTCTATCTCCAAATCAACCGGTGCCTGGAAAATCAGTGAGATTGACAGCGCCGGTGTTATGCCAAGAAGTGTGGTCAGGGAGCGCGAGTTTGACTGGCAGAAGGTGAGCAAGCCAGGCACCAGCCGCACCGATAGTATTATCTATGAGCTGCACGTCAAAGGTTTTTCCATACAGAATAAAGCCATTCCCGAACAGCTCCGCGGTACTTACCTGGGTTTAAGTCATCCAGCATCTGTCGCTTATCTGCAACAGCTGGGGGTGACGGCGGTTGAGTTGTTGCCTGTAACTTCCCGGGTCAGTGAAGAACGTCTGGATAACATGGGGTTGAGCAATTACTGGGGCTATAACCCGCTTTGTCTGATGGCGCCGGAACCTTCACTGGCGGTTGATGACCCGGTTACCGAGATGAAAACCATGATCAGGGAGCTCCACCGTGCGGGCATTGAAGTGATTATGGATGTGGTCTTTAACCATACCTGTGAGAGTGGTCACGGTGGCCCGAGCCTTAGTCTGCGGGGGTTGAGTGAGCGGGATTACTATCTCGTTGACGAGACCGTAGATGGCCGTGGTCATAAAAAGATCGATAGCGCCAACTATACCGGCTGTGGCAATACCATGAACTTTGATTGTCCGCAGACCCTGAAGCTGACCATGGATGCCCTGCGCAGCTGGGTCGAAGAATACCAGATTGACGGTTTCCGTTTTGATCTGGCACCCACCATGGCCCGGCAGGGACGGGTTTTCCGCAGTGACAGCGCCTTCTTTCAGGCCATTTACCAGGACCCGGTGCTGTCACAGTGCAAGATGATTGCGGAGCCCTGGGATATTGGCCCCGAAGGCTACCGCCTGGCAGGTTTCCCCCGTGAATGGCAGGAGTGGAATGACCGCTACCGTGATGGCATTCGCTCGTTCTGGCGCGGCGACGACCATCGTGTTGCTGATATTGGCTGGCGTATGGTGGGGTCTGTGGATATCTTTGGCAACCATCGACCCATCGGTAGTATTAATTACATTTGCAGTCACGACGGGTTCACGCTGAATGACCTGGTGTCGTACGAACACCGGCATAATCTTGCCAACGGTGAACACAATCGTGATGGCGATGCCCACAACTACTCCTGTAACTATGGTGTGGAAGGGCATACGACGCATTCACCGGTTCTGGCCAGACGACAGCGGGCGAAGCGTAATATGCTGGCTACTTTGATGCTGTCCAGAGGCACGCCAATGATTATGGCCGGGGACGAGTTTGGCAACACTCAGGATGGCAATAACAATGCCTACTGTCAGGATTCGAAATTGTCATGGCTTGACTGGTCCTGGCAGGAAGATGAGTCGGTCTGGATGGCAAAAGACCTGCAGGCTTTTACCGCCGGTTTAATTGCACTGCGTAAAAAACACCCATTGCTACAGAGCTATGGTGGTCGAAAAAGTATCTGCTGGATGGATCGACAGGGTGCGCTGTTAAATGAACATCAGCTGGGTCAGGTTCAAGGCGGCTGTCTTGTCCTGAAAATAATGGCATCAGAATCAGACCCGAACGCAGGGGCGCTGTACATTCTGATGAATAACGAAAAAGTTAACCGACGGTTTATTTTTGCTAACCGACATAGTCAGAATTACTGGTTCACCCTTATGGACACCGCCGGGGCTAAACCATTCACTCAGGAAGTGTTGTTAACCCGAGGCTGGCACCTTGTGGAAGGGCATAGTCTGGTGATCATTGAGGAAAGGGATTAG
- the glgB gene encoding 1,4-alpha-glucan branching protein GlgB produces the protein MTNSIESLLEDLKDGCCSRPFDLLGIHDVTTGPPGSHSPGKGKVVRVWRPDALTVHLINLVSEERVGEMRQVASGLFVLGLDASSPLRCYRLEIQSKEHQSFTFIDPWQFGDHVFNPVFVEPYRSYRYMGARLVNIPAVPGPDVQGVMFRIYAPHARSVAVVGSFNGWDARLHPMQGCDDGIWRLFIPHVSTGDLYKFELRNAGGELLPHKSDPYGFYAEQPPGNASIVYDQKHYRWQDQDWRHQGQQHEPMSIYEVHLGSWRREQAFDGSSSGGFGSEGRCLTYRELANELIPYVVEQGFTHIELLPPMEHPFTGSWGYQPVGLYAPTSRFGSPDDFKALVDRCHQSGLGVILDWVPAHFPSDPHGLGRFDGTPLYEYADPRRGWHPDWQTHIYDYGKPAVRDFLISNALFWLDCFHIDGLRVDAVASMLYLDYSRSEGEWEPNVHGGNEHLEAVDFLKRLNETIYGHYPEAVTIAEESTSWPGVSKPTYENGLGFGYKWNMGWMHDSLEYMKHEPQYRRYHHGELMFSMEYHYSEHFILPLSHDEVVHGKGTLLGKMPGDDWRRFASLRAYYGFMFAHPGKKLLFMGAEIGSLTEWNHDGQLDWPLLAEKSERGNYSRGLQQLVRDLNRLYRKYPALHQSDYDTRGFCWVIGDDTEQSVYAFLRRGGSQPPILVVCNFTPEVRHHYRVGVPKVGPWYELINTDGSCYGGSGVINAGSLSTEFVEAHGYEQSLVLTLPPLAAVFLIPDY, from the coding sequence ATGACAAATTCTATCGAGTCTCTGCTTGAGGATCTCAAGGATGGATGTTGTTCCCGGCCATTTGATTTATTGGGTATTCATGATGTGACTACCGGGCCTCCCGGCAGCCATTCCCCCGGAAAAGGGAAAGTGGTCAGGGTCTGGAGACCCGATGCCCTGACGGTTCATCTGATTAACCTTGTCAGCGAAGAACGGGTTGGGGAAATGCGGCAGGTAGCCAGTGGTCTGTTTGTGTTGGGTCTGGATGCCAGCAGTCCACTGCGTTGTTATCGACTGGAAATCCAAAGTAAAGAACATCAGTCGTTTACCTTTATTGACCCATGGCAGTTTGGTGATCACGTATTCAATCCGGTGTTTGTTGAGCCCTATCGTTCTTATCGCTATATGGGCGCGCGGCTGGTGAATATTCCAGCAGTGCCCGGACCGGATGTTCAGGGTGTTATGTTCCGGATTTACGCACCCCATGCCCGTAGTGTGGCAGTCGTCGGCAGCTTTAATGGCTGGGATGCCCGGCTGCATCCCATGCAGGGTTGTGATGATGGGATCTGGCGACTGTTTATACCGCACGTAAGTACTGGTGATCTGTATAAGTTCGAATTAAGAAATGCCGGTGGAGAGCTGCTGCCCCATAAGTCAGACCCTTATGGTTTTTATGCGGAACAGCCACCCGGCAATGCCTCTATAGTGTATGACCAGAAGCATTATCGCTGGCAGGATCAGGACTGGCGGCATCAGGGGCAACAGCATGAGCCCATGAGTATTTATGAGGTTCATCTGGGGTCGTGGCGCAGGGAACAGGCGTTTGATGGGAGTTCTTCCGGTGGTTTTGGTAGCGAAGGGCGCTGTCTGACTTATCGGGAGTTGGCTAACGAACTGATTCCTTATGTGGTTGAGCAAGGGTTTACACATATAGAACTACTGCCGCCTATGGAGCATCCCTTCACGGGTTCCTGGGGGTATCAGCCAGTGGGTTTGTATGCGCCAACCAGCCGGTTTGGTTCACCGGATGACTTTAAGGCTCTGGTTGATCGTTGTCACCAGAGTGGACTTGGGGTGATTCTGGACTGGGTGCCTGCGCACTTTCCCTCGGACCCACACGGTCTGGGACGTTTTGATGGCACGCCTTTGTATGAATACGCTGATCCACGACGGGGCTGGCACCCTGACTGGCAGACGCATATATACGACTATGGTAAGCCAGCGGTGCGTGATTTCCTGATCAGTAATGCCCTGTTCTGGCTGGACTGTTTTCATATTGATGGTCTGCGGGTCGATGCCGTGGCCTCCATGCTTTATCTCGATTACTCCCGGTCAGAAGGTGAATGGGAGCCGAACGTCCATGGTGGCAATGAGCACCTGGAAGCGGTTGATTTTCTTAAACGACTGAATGAAACCATTTATGGGCATTATCCTGAGGCTGTCACCATTGCCGAAGAGTCTACCAGCTGGCCGGGTGTTTCAAAGCCGACTTATGAGAATGGCCTGGGGTTTGGCTACAAGTGGAATATGGGCTGGATGCACGACTCACTGGAGTATATGAAGCATGAACCCCAGTACCGGCGTTATCACCATGGGGAACTGATGTTCAGCATGGAATATCATTACTCTGAACATTTTATTCTGCCACTGTCCCATGATGAAGTGGTGCATGGTAAAGGTACGCTGTTGGGGAAAATGCCTGGAGACGACTGGCGTCGTTTTGCCAGTTTACGGGCTTACTACGGTTTTATGTTTGCCCATCCCGGCAAGAAACTACTGTTTATGGGCGCAGAAATTGGCAGCCTGACTGAGTGGAACCATGATGGTCAGCTGGACTGGCCGTTGTTAGCTGAAAAGAGTGAACGGGGCAATTACAGTCGGGGCTTGCAGCAGTTAGTCAGAGATTTGAACAGGTTGTATCGCAAGTACCCGGCTTTGCATCAGTCGGACTATGACACCCGGGGATTCTGCTGGGTTATTGGCGATGATACTGAACAGAGTGTCTATGCTTTTCTTCGTCGGGGGGGGAGTCAGCCCCCCATTCTGGTGGTCTGTAACTTTACTCCCGAAGTTCGTCATCACTACCGGGTTGGCGTGCCGAAGGTGGGGCCCTGGTATGAACTGATTAATACCGATGGTTCCTGTTATGGTGGCAGTGGCGTGATTAATGCAGGTAGTTTATCGACAGAGTTTGTCGAAGCTCATGGTTATGAACAATCGTTGGTGTTAACGTTGCCACCTCTGGCGGCAGTTTTCTTAATTCCTGATTATTGA